DNA from Aggregatimonas sangjinii:
TCTATGATGACCAAATCGTACAGGCGAATAGTGGGTTTTTAATGATTATCAAAGTCATCGGTTTCCTATCGTTCCTGGCCATTTGTATATCGTCATTAGGATTGTTCGGGATGGTTGTTTTTACGACCGAAACAAAACTTAGGGATATCAGTATTCGCAAAGTACTGGGTGCGGGCACAGGTAATTTAGTCTATCAATTGAGTAAGAACTTCGTGATTTTATTAGTGCTATCCGCCTGTATTGCGCTTCCCCTTACCTATTTGCTGTTCGACAAGGTAGTTTTGAGCAATTTTGCGTACCACAAAGCTATCGGCATACCTGAATTGTTGGCTGGCTTTTGTGGGGTTTTACTCATTTCATTTTTTATGATAGGTTCCCAAACTTTTAGGGCCGCACGTACCGACCCGGCTAAAATTCTGAGAACCGAATGAGGCTAGATTGATGCTCACTTTAAAGGTATTAATGGGCTATTGGATTAATAGAGGTAATTGTCCGCTTGAGTCCCGATAATGATTGGGATTCGGGGTGTTTTGCAAAATATTGAAGTACATATGAATCTTAAAAAACGAGAACTATGTTTACAAACCATCTAAAAATTGCTTGGCGCAGTATCAAAAAAGACAAACTTTTCACGGCCATCAAAATAGGTGGATTTGCCGTGGGAATCGCCGCATGTCTTTTAATAGCGTTATTTATTCGAAATGAACTGAGCTATGACCAACACTACACTAATAAAAATCAAATTTACCGGGTAGTATTGCAAGGGGAATGGAACGGTGAAATCATAAAAAGTACTCATTTTCAATTGCCTTTTGCCGACGCCCTTCAGTCCGACTTTCCCGAAATCATAAAAGCAGGCAAAATCAACACCATAGAGATATTCGGAGCAGGAAAGCGGGGAATGCGCCTGGCCGACAAGGTGCAAAATAATTTTGAGGAAGGATTTGTGCTGGCAGACCAAGAAGCATTTGATATTTTGGAAGTCGAGTTGGAACAAGGTAATCCTGCTCTGGCATTGACACAGCCGAGAAGTATAGTCCTATCGAAATCAAAAGCCGAACAATATTTCCAAAATGGGAAGGCGCTGGGAGAAAGTATCATCTTGGACAATGATAGTTCAAAACCATATACCGTAACTGGGGTTATGAGAGACATTCCTAAAAAATCGCATCTCGATTTCGATTTTTTACTTCCGATAACGGATACCAATATGAGCTGGACCAATCAGAACTATTTTACCTATGTTCTGGTCGACCCGAACACGAATACCCAGGATCTGGAACAAAAAATGCGTTCCATAATCGAAAAGTATGTAATCCCGGCGCAATTAGAGCGGGGACGTGGCGCTGACTTTATAGAAGTGCTCAAAACCATCGAGTACAAACTCCAGCCCGTAGCCGATATTCATTTAAAATCGGATATCAAAATGGGCGACGGACTCAAACATGGCGATATTCGGTTTGTATGGCTCTTCGCGGCCATTGCCGGCTTCGTACTACTTTTGGCCGCTATCAATTTTATCAATCTCTCAACGGCAAAATCGGCCAATAGAGCCAAGGAGGTCGGGCTTAGAAAGACGGTGGGTGCTTTTAAACATAACTTGGTCACCCAGTTTTTAACGGAGTCCGTTCTTTTCAGTATCATCTCATTTGTACTAGGAACCTTATTGGCCTGGCTGCTACTTCCCACCTTCAATACCATTGCTGCAAAATCAATCGACATACCATGGTCGGCTTGGTGGTTCGTACCGGTCATTTTGGTCTGTGCCTTGATTATCGGCTTGATAGCTGGTCTCTATCCCGCATTTTACTTATCCGCCTTTAAACCTGTGAACGTGCTCAAGGGCAGTTTGAGTACTGGAAGTAAGAGTGGCAGATTGCGCAGCGGATTGGTCGTTTTTCAGTTTACTACTTCAGTCATCTTAATCATCGGAACCTTGATCATCTACCAACAAATGGACTTTATCCTGCACAAAGAACTAGGCTATGACAAAGAGCAGGTAGTCATACTTGAGGGTACCGATGTACTGGGCTCCAAATCGGAATCTTTTAAACGACAATTGGTACAATTACCACAGGTAAAAGCAGCAAGTTTAAGCCATTATTTGCCCATTGAAGGAGGTAGTAGAAACGGGAATACCTTCAAGAAGGCCGATGAAGGTGACGAAGGGCGCGGCATACCCGGGCAGATTTGGCGCGTAGACTATGACTATGTAAAAACTTTGGGTATTCAAGTAAAAGAAGGACGCGATTTTTCCAAAGAATTCGCTTCGGATTCCATCAACTCGATTATCATCAATAAAAAAATGGCACAAGAACTGGCTCTGACAAATCCAATCGGTAAGGAAATTGATAACAACGGGCAAGTATGGACGATTATCGGGGTCATCGAAGACTTTCATTTTAAATCGTTGAAAGAGGATATCTCATCCTTATCGTTGGTCATTGGGGATAATAATGGGGCCATAGCCGTAAAACTTAAAAAGGGTAACATGAATGAGGCCTTAGCTTCGATTACATCAATTTGGAACAAAAATGTACCGAACCAGTCCATCAACTATACCTTTCTAGACCAAGAATTCACCCAGATGCACGAAGACGTGCAACGCATGGGCCATCTGTTCAACAGTTTTGCCATATTCGCGATTTTGGTCGCCTGCTTGGGCCTCTTCGCTCTTTCAGCCTTTATGGTAGAGCAGCGCAAGAAAGAAATCAGCATCCGCTTGGTACTCGGGGCACCCTTTAAAAGTATTTATCGATTGTTGACACTCGATTTTATGAAATTGATTTTAATTTCTATCGTGTTAGCTATACCTGTAGGGTGGTTTCTAATGAACCGTTGGTTAGAGGATTTCGCCTACCGGATTACCATCGATTGGGAAATTTTTGCAACGGCAGGTTTAATCGCATTGGGGATTGCGATGCTGACCATAAGTTATCAATCGGTAGGAGCCACATTGATCAAACCGCTAAAGAGTCTGCGAACGGAATAAACCTTTTTCTGAATGGAGAGCTGGGAATAACGGTGTAGCGGATTGACATCATCGTAAAATAGGTAGACAAATGTTGTCAATATATTGTACATGTGTTGTCAAAAAATTTTACACCTCTACATTGATTATTGGACTAATAGTATTGTAATGTATTGATAGACAAATTGGTACGAACGTGGCATGAAAATAGAATCACTATATGATACATTGAGTGCCATCAAACTGAAACAGAAAGGAGTTTCTATCATCTTTAGTACAGATTAGAAAAGGGTCTTGTCATAATATCATCAATCGCTGCTGAATTTATCTTGCCAGCCGGCAGGTCGGTTCAGCATCAAAATCAGCAGTCATGTTAAAAAACTATCTCAAAATCGCCTGGAGGAATCTTAAAAAGAACAAAGGCTATTCTGCGATAAATATCGGAGGACTGGCACTAGGCATGGCCGTAACCCTATTGATCGGCCTTTGGGTACAGGACGAACTTTCGCACAACAGCTATTTTGCGAACAAAGACAAAATCGCACAAGTATACCAATCACAAACCTTTAACAATCAAACCGGAACGGGACCGGCCATTCCAAGACCGTTGGAAAAAGCCTTGCGCGATGGGTATGGCGACAATTTCAAACACCTCATCATGTCGTCTTGGACCAACAATCTATATCTCAAGTATAAGGAAACCAGCTTTTCGAGGCCCGGTAATTATATGCAAAGGGAGGCTCCCGAATTATTGGATTTACAGATTATCAAAGGCGAAAAAGATGGACTGAGGGAAGTCAATTCGATTATGTTGTCCGAATCTACGGCCAATGCCCTATTTGGCAAAGAAGACCCTATCGGGAAGGTCGTTAAAGTCAGTAATGAATACGATTTGATGGTCACCAGTGTGTACAAAGACATACCGGTGAACAATACTTTCAATGACACTGAATTTATCATTCCGTGGGAACAATATTTGGCCTCAAGGGAATGGGTCAGGAATGCCGAAGACAATTGGGGGAATAATTCCTTTCAGATGTTCGTAGAGCTTGCCGAAAATAGGGATATGGAGAAGGCAAGCCAAACAATCCGCAACGTCAAGAAGGATTTAAATGAAGACACAGCGGAGTTCAATCCGCAGATTTTCCTTTTCCCCATGGAGGAATGGTACCTACGCGGCAGTTTCGAAAATGGAAAACAGGTCGGTGGTCGAATAAAATACGTATGGCTTTTTGGTATTATCGGGGCATTCGTCTTGCTTTTGGCCTGTATCA
Protein-coding regions in this window:
- a CDS encoding ABC transporter permease, which gives rise to MFTNHLKIAWRSIKKDKLFTAIKIGGFAVGIAACLLIALFIRNELSYDQHYTNKNQIYRVVLQGEWNGEIIKSTHFQLPFADALQSDFPEIIKAGKINTIEIFGAGKRGMRLADKVQNNFEEGFVLADQEAFDILEVELEQGNPALALTQPRSIVLSKSKAEQYFQNGKALGESIILDNDSSKPYTVTGVMRDIPKKSHLDFDFLLPITDTNMSWTNQNYFTYVLVDPNTNTQDLEQKMRSIIEKYVIPAQLERGRGADFIEVLKTIEYKLQPVADIHLKSDIKMGDGLKHGDIRFVWLFAAIAGFVLLLAAINFINLSTAKSANRAKEVGLRKTVGAFKHNLVTQFLTESVLFSIISFVLGTLLAWLLLPTFNTIAAKSIDIPWSAWWFVPVILVCALIIGLIAGLYPAFYLSAFKPVNVLKGSLSTGSKSGRLRSGLVVFQFTTSVILIIGTLIIYQQMDFILHKELGYDKEQVVILEGTDVLGSKSESFKRQLVQLPQVKAASLSHYLPIEGGSRNGNTFKKADEGDEGRGIPGQIWRVDYDYVKTLGIQVKEGRDFSKEFASDSINSIIINKKMAQELALTNPIGKEIDNNGQVWTIIGVIEDFHFKSLKEDISSLSLVIGDNNGAIAVKLKKGNMNEALASITSIWNKNVPNQSINYTFLDQEFTQMHEDVQRMGHLFNSFAIFAILVACLGLFALSAFMVEQRKKEISIRLVLGAPFKSIYRLLTLDFMKLILISIVLAIPVGWFLMNRWLEDFAYRITIDWEIFATAGLIALGIAMLTISYQSVGATLIKPLKSLRTE